From a single Streptomyces sp. 1331.2 genomic region:
- a CDS encoding aldo/keto reductase: protein MTLPTAPLGTDGPAVGVQGLGCMGMSEFYGPTDQAEALATLDAALDAGVTLFDTADVYGFGANEELLGPFVRAHRERVFLATKFGIERRADDPAHRGVDNRPGYIRAAVDASLRRLGVDTIDLYYMHRRDPAVPLAESVGAMAELVAAGKVRHLGLSEVTGPELREAHAVHPIAAVQSEWSLFSRDVERQVVPAAAELGVAFVPYSPLGRGFLAGAFADAGQLAADDNRRSMPRFTGASAAANAALVEPVRKIAAEHGVSTAQVALAWVHQRAAVHGLTVVPIPGTRRRTRLAENIAAAGLILTAAELAALEPIAALVSGTRYADMRFTSHGRE, encoded by the coding sequence ATGACTCTCCCCACCGCCCCGCTCGGCACCGACGGCCCCGCGGTGGGCGTCCAGGGCCTCGGCTGCATGGGCATGTCCGAGTTCTACGGGCCGACCGACCAGGCCGAGGCCCTGGCGACACTCGACGCGGCGCTCGACGCCGGCGTCACGCTCTTCGACACCGCCGACGTCTACGGCTTCGGCGCCAACGAGGAGCTGCTCGGCCCGTTCGTCCGCGCCCACCGCGAACGGGTCTTCCTCGCCACGAAGTTCGGCATCGAACGCCGGGCGGACGACCCGGCCCACCGGGGCGTCGACAACCGCCCCGGCTACATCCGCGCCGCGGTGGACGCCTCGCTGCGCCGCCTCGGTGTGGACACGATCGACCTCTACTACATGCACCGCCGCGACCCGGCCGTGCCGCTGGCGGAGTCGGTCGGTGCGATGGCCGAGCTGGTCGCGGCCGGCAAGGTGCGCCACCTCGGGCTGTCCGAGGTGACCGGGCCGGAGCTGCGCGAGGCGCACGCGGTGCACCCGATCGCCGCGGTGCAGTCCGAGTGGTCGCTGTTCTCCCGCGACGTCGAGCGCCAGGTCGTCCCGGCCGCCGCCGAGTTGGGGGTCGCCTTCGTCCCGTACTCGCCACTCGGCCGGGGCTTCCTCGCGGGGGCCTTCGCCGACGCCGGCCAGCTGGCGGCGGACGACAACCGGCGTTCGATGCCCCGGTTCACCGGCGCCAGCGCCGCCGCCAACGCGGCCCTGGTCGAGCCGGTCCGGAAGATCGCGGCCGAACACGGCGTCAGCACGGCCCAGGTCGCCCTCGCCTGGGTGCACCAGCGCGCCGCGGTGCACGGCCTCACCGTGGTCCCGATCCCCGGCACCCGCCGCCGCACCCGCCTGGCCGAGAACATCGCCGCCGCGGGCCTCATCCTGACCGCCGCCGAACTCGCCGCGCTCGAACCGATCGCCGCCCTGGTCTCCGGCACCCGGTACGCGGACATGCGCTTCACCTCGCACGGCCGCGAGTAG
- a CDS encoding 3-dehydroquinate synthase II family protein, translating to MKSAWIDLRGFAGELASAVIEESAHLGVEAVVFDDPDLAGKVPPNLTKVAVVNGETPTTLIDRLVEVVDLLVADHSIAEKFEGLRPGLRTGVLVRVLDEQTLDVACKVANRAEVTLVEFRQDPSKIPLEILLAAADQAKGSIVTVVEDIEDAKITIGVLERGSDGVLFTPKRVGEVTELVEATHGQVASLDLEPLEIVQLQHLGLGDRVCVDTCSHLRPNEGILLGSYSSGLMLVSSETHPLPYMPTRPFRVNAAALSTYTLTPGNRTQYLSELHCGSEILAVSTDGSVRTVIVGRIKMESRPMLRIEARTASGQLVDMVGQDDWHVRALGPGGSVHNFTELRKGDVILGHTMTDQRHVGYAIREFLHEQ from the coding sequence ATGAAGTCCGCTTGGATCGATCTCCGTGGTTTCGCCGGTGAGCTCGCGTCTGCCGTCATCGAGGAGAGTGCTCACCTCGGTGTCGAGGCGGTCGTCTTCGACGACCCGGATCTGGCGGGGAAGGTCCCGCCGAACCTGACGAAGGTGGCGGTGGTCAATGGTGAGACGCCGACCACGCTGATCGACCGGTTGGTCGAGGTGGTGGATCTGCTGGTGGCGGATCACTCGATCGCGGAGAAGTTCGAGGGTCTGCGTCCGGGGCTGCGCACGGGTGTGCTGGTGCGGGTGCTGGACGAGCAGACGCTGGATGTCGCGTGCAAGGTGGCGAACCGGGCGGAGGTGACGCTGGTGGAGTTCCGGCAGGACCCGAGCAAGATTCCGCTGGAGATCCTGCTGGCGGCGGCGGACCAGGCCAAGGGTTCGATCGTGACGGTGGTCGAGGACATCGAGGACGCGAAGATCACCATCGGGGTGCTGGAGCGTGGTTCGGACGGTGTGCTGTTCACGCCGAAGCGGGTGGGTGAGGTGACCGAGCTGGTCGAGGCGACTCATGGTCAGGTGGCGTCGCTGGACCTGGAGCCGCTGGAGATCGTCCAGTTGCAGCACCTGGGTCTGGGGGACCGGGTGTGCGTGGACACCTGCTCGCACCTGCGTCCGAACGAGGGCATCCTGCTGGGTTCGTACTCCAGTGGTCTGATGCTGGTCTCCAGTGAGACGCACCCGCTGCCGTACATGCCGACGCGTCCGTTCCGGGTGAACGCGGCTGCGCTGTCGACGTACACGCTGACGCCGGGCAACCGGACGCAGTACCTGTCGGAGCTGCACTGCGGTTCGGAGATCCTGGCGGTCAGCACGGACGGCAGTGTGCGCACGGTGATCGTGGGGCGGATCAAGATGGAGTCGCGTCCGATGCTGCGGATCGAGGCGCGGACCGCGAGCGGTCAGCTGGTGGACATGGTCGGTCAGGACGACTGGCACGTGCGGGCGCTGGGCCCGGGCGGCAGCGTCCACAACTTCACCGAGCTGCGCAAGGGCGACGTCATCCTGGGCCACACCATGACCGACCAGCGCCACGTCGGCTACGCGATCCGCGAGTTCCTCCACGAGCAGTGA
- the car gene encoding carboxylic acid reductase yields the protein MKNNARVVSTRAELEANRKARIAGLVAAEPELAGHLPLREVHDATAEDGLRLAEIVRRTLAGYADRPALGERAREFVTVDGRTELRLLPRFDTVTYGELWQRLRAIAADWYHHPEHPLRAGDFVATLGFAGADYTAVDLACSQVGAVAVPLHNNASVEHIAHLVAEAAPRVFATSVARLGPVLDALDADSPVRRLIVFDHHPELDEHREAVAAASRRLAAAGSPLTLELLSEVIGRGRELPDPPALPAEDGTAEGTADGTGAAGALSSLIYTSGSTGSPKGVMFSESTVSLMWRPRWESEHQYPTITANFLPQSHLVARRLVAKTLAQGGIAYFMATSDLSTFLEDLALIRPTELALVPRVCEMVFQSYQSRLEQLAPHGELPEAEHAGLLAHFREEVFGGRLVLAPCGSAPLARELVDFLEACLEIPFLNSYGTTETGLVMLDQRVQRALVLDYKLVDVPELGYFTTDSPHPRGELLLKSRLLTSGYYRRPEVTAEVFDEDGYYRTGDIMAELEPDRLVYVDRRNNVLKLSQGEFVALAKLEAAYVASSLVHQVFVYGNSSQAFLLAVVVPTPEALEQTPDEGTLKAAISASLQRIARDAGLQPYEVPRDLLIETEPFSQDNGLLSDSTKHLRPRLKAHYGPRLEQRYAELAESRANELHELRQDTGRPVLETVARAVQALLGTGERELDPTTRFTDLGGDSLSALSLSGLLREVLDVEVPVGTLIGPANSLRRIADHIEQARDQAAGAAAGPGDSPRPARRPAFADVHGDHPATVRAADLTLDRFIDPATLAAAPSLPRPTGAPATVLLTGANGYLGRFLCLEWLERLAPAGGTLICLVRGTDDTDARQRLDRAMDSGDSELKRRFAELTADGTLQVLAGDIGTADLGLAGADWERLTATVDLIVHPAALVNHVLPYRELFGPNVAGTAELVRLALTTRLKPVSYLSSVAVAAHGALDEDGDIRATDPERPIDGSHANGYATSKWAGEVLLREAHDLCGLPVTVFRSDMILAHGRYTGQVNVTDTFTRLVLSLIATGIAPQSFYRATDPEQPVRAHYDGLPADFVAAAVTALGGGEAGHRTYNAVNPHDDGVSLDTVVDWLIAAGTPIHRIADHGEWHERFATALRGLPERQRQHSLLPLLHAYRAPATPVAGSAVPAERFRRAVRGAGIGAQGDIPGLSRPLIEKYLTDLQHLQLI from the coding sequence ATGAAGAACAATGCGCGAGTCGTTTCCACGCGCGCCGAGCTGGAGGCCAACCGGAAAGCGCGGATCGCCGGTCTGGTCGCGGCCGAGCCGGAACTCGCCGGCCACCTGCCGCTGCGGGAGGTCCACGACGCCACCGCCGAGGACGGGCTGCGGCTGGCCGAGATCGTCCGCCGGACGCTCGCGGGGTACGCGGACCGGCCGGCCCTCGGCGAGCGCGCCCGGGAGTTCGTCACGGTGGACGGGCGCACCGAGCTGCGGCTGCTCCCCCGCTTCGACACCGTCACGTACGGCGAGCTGTGGCAGCGGCTGCGGGCGATCGCCGCCGACTGGTACCACCACCCCGAGCACCCGCTGCGCGCCGGGGACTTCGTCGCCACCCTGGGCTTCGCCGGCGCCGACTACACCGCGGTGGACCTGGCCTGCAGCCAGGTCGGTGCGGTCGCGGTGCCGCTGCACAACAACGCCTCCGTGGAGCACATCGCCCACCTGGTGGCGGAGGCCGCGCCGCGCGTCTTCGCCACCAGCGTGGCCCGGCTGGGTCCGGTCCTGGACGCCCTGGACGCGGACAGCCCGGTGCGCCGGCTGATCGTCTTCGACCACCACCCCGAGCTCGACGAGCACCGCGAGGCCGTGGCGGCCGCGTCCCGGCGGCTGGCCGCGGCCGGCTCGCCGCTGACCCTGGAGCTGCTGTCCGAGGTGATCGGGCGCGGCCGCGAGCTGCCCGACCCGCCGGCCCTGCCTGCCGAGGACGGCACGGCGGAGGGAACGGCGGACGGCACCGGGGCGGCGGGGGCGCTGTCATCGCTGATCTACACCTCGGGCAGCACCGGCAGCCCCAAGGGCGTGATGTTCAGCGAGTCGACGGTGTCCCTGATGTGGCGCCCGCGCTGGGAGTCCGAGCACCAGTACCCCACGATCACCGCCAACTTCCTGCCGCAGAGCCACCTCGTGGCGCGCCGGCTGGTCGCCAAGACCCTCGCCCAGGGCGGCATCGCCTACTTCATGGCCACCAGCGACCTCTCCACCTTCCTGGAGGACCTGGCGCTGATCCGGCCCACCGAGCTCGCCCTGGTGCCGCGGGTCTGCGAGATGGTCTTCCAGAGCTACCAGAGCCGACTCGAACAGCTCGCCCCGCACGGCGAGTTGCCGGAGGCGGAGCACGCCGGGCTGCTGGCGCACTTCCGCGAGGAGGTGTTCGGCGGCCGGCTGGTCCTGGCCCCGTGCGGTTCGGCCCCGCTCGCCCGCGAGCTGGTCGACTTCCTGGAGGCCTGCCTGGAGATCCCCTTCCTCAACAGCTACGGCACCACCGAGACCGGCCTGGTCATGCTCGACCAGCGCGTCCAGCGGGCGCTGGTGCTCGACTACAAGCTCGTGGACGTCCCCGAGCTCGGCTACTTCACCACCGACTCCCCGCACCCCCGCGGCGAACTGCTGCTCAAGTCCCGGCTGCTCACCTCGGGTTACTACCGCCGCCCGGAGGTCACCGCGGAGGTCTTCGACGAGGACGGGTACTACCGCACCGGCGACATCATGGCCGAGCTCGAACCGGACCGGCTGGTCTACGTCGACCGGCGCAACAACGTGCTCAAGCTCTCCCAGGGCGAGTTCGTGGCGCTGGCCAAGCTGGAGGCCGCCTACGTCGCCAGCTCGCTGGTGCACCAGGTCTTCGTGTACGGGAACAGCTCCCAGGCGTTCCTGCTCGCCGTGGTGGTGCCGACTCCCGAAGCGCTCGAACAGACCCCGGACGAGGGCACGTTGAAGGCGGCGATCAGCGCGTCCCTGCAGCGCATCGCCCGGGACGCCGGACTCCAGCCGTACGAGGTCCCCCGCGACCTGCTGATCGAGACCGAGCCGTTCAGCCAGGACAACGGCCTGCTGTCCGACTCGACCAAGCACCTTCGGCCCCGGCTGAAGGCGCACTACGGCCCGCGGCTGGAGCAGCGCTACGCCGAACTGGCCGAGAGCCGGGCCAACGAGCTGCACGAGCTGCGGCAGGACACCGGCCGCCCGGTGCTGGAGACCGTCGCCCGCGCCGTCCAGGCGCTGCTGGGCACCGGCGAGCGCGAGCTGGACCCGACGACCCGGTTCACCGACCTCGGCGGCGACTCGCTCTCCGCGCTGTCGCTCTCCGGCCTGCTGCGGGAAGTCCTCGACGTCGAGGTCCCGGTCGGAACGCTGATCGGCCCGGCCAACAGCCTGCGCCGGATCGCCGACCACATCGAGCAGGCCCGCGACCAGGCCGCCGGAGCGGCCGCCGGACCGGGCGACAGCCCCCGGCCGGCCCGGCGCCCCGCCTTCGCCGACGTGCACGGCGACCACCCGGCCACCGTCCGGGCCGCCGACCTCACCCTGGACAGGTTCATCGACCCGGCCACCCTGGCCGCGGCCCCCTCCCTCCCGCGGCCGACCGGCGCGCCCGCCACCGTGCTGCTGACCGGCGCCAACGGCTACCTCGGCCGCTTCCTCTGCCTGGAGTGGCTGGAGCGCCTCGCCCCCGCCGGCGGCACCCTGATCTGCCTGGTCCGCGGCACCGACGACACCGACGCCCGGCAGCGCCTGGACCGGGCCATGGACAGCGGGGACAGCGAACTCAAGCGCCGCTTCGCCGAGTTGACCGCCGACGGCACCCTGCAGGTGCTGGCCGGCGACATCGGCACGGCCGACCTGGGCCTGGCCGGTGCGGACTGGGAGCGCCTGACCGCCACCGTCGACCTGATCGTGCACCCCGCCGCGCTGGTCAACCACGTGCTGCCGTACCGGGAGCTGTTCGGCCCCAACGTCGCCGGCACCGCCGAGCTCGTCCGCCTCGCCCTCACCACCCGGCTCAAGCCGGTCTCCTACCTCTCCTCGGTGGCCGTCGCCGCGCACGGCGCCCTGGACGAGGACGGCGACATCCGCGCCACCGACCCGGAGCGGCCGATCGACGGGAGCCACGCCAACGGCTACGCCACCAGCAAGTGGGCCGGCGAGGTGCTGCTGCGGGAGGCCCACGACCTGTGCGGGCTGCCGGTGACCGTCTTCCGCTCGGACATGATCCTCGCCCACGGCCGCTACACCGGGCAGGTCAACGTCACGGACACCTTCACCCGCCTGGTGCTCAGCCTGATCGCCACCGGGATCGCCCCGCAGTCCTTCTACCGGGCCACCGACCCGGAGCAGCCGGTGCGCGCCCACTACGACGGGCTGCCGGCCGACTTCGTCGCCGCCGCGGTGACCGCCCTGGGCGGCGGCGAGGCGGGCCACCGCACGTACAACGCGGTCAACCCGCACGACGACGGCGTCTCGCTGGACACCGTGGTCGACTGGCTGATCGCCGCCGGCACGCCGATCCACCGGATCGCGGACCACGGCGAGTGGCACGAGCGCTTCGCGACCGCCCTGCGGGGGCTCCCGGAGCGGCAGCGCCAGCACTCCCTGCTGCCCCTGCTGCACGCGTACCGCGCACCGGCGACCCCGGTGGCCGGCTCGGCCGTCCCCGCCGAACGGTTCCGCCGGGCGGTGCGCGGCGCCGGCATCGGAGCCCAGGGCGACATCCCCGGACTGTCCCGGCCGCTGATCGAGAAGTACCTGACCGACCTGCAGCACCTGCAGCTGATCTGA
- a CDS encoding ParB/RepB/Spo0J family partition protein — translation MTDVEAIHTRTRNQDSGPPGLDLAGTHQADIDVGAEVRWIPIADLVLSDSPRTAGEDSEHARTLAELGSGAELPPIIVQRGTNRVVDGRHRVRAAQLRGEREIRACFFDGDDPGAFVLAVRLNVRHGLPLSLADRKAAVRRILAEHDTWSNRAIAAIAGLSPKTVAAVRAEAGQPAGQARVGRDGRVRPVDAAAGRERVREILAREPNSSLRAVSAVAGVSVGTVRSVRDQLRHQLRERGAPPAPALRATVPARYPEAPPSVPVMRATVPLRSAEMMLNSLRTDPSLRFNQSGRLLLSILAVAAMDPDACERLIADLPDHCLHFVSELAMVSMQGWQELAVQLERRRSAPLTSASVSDVY, via the coding sequence ATGACAGACGTCGAGGCGATCCACACCCGCACACGGAACCAGGACTCCGGCCCCCCGGGGCTCGACCTCGCCGGCACCCACCAGGCGGACATCGACGTCGGCGCGGAGGTCCGCTGGATCCCCATCGCCGACCTGGTCCTCTCCGACTCGCCCCGCACGGCGGGGGAGGACAGCGAACACGCCCGAACCCTGGCGGAGCTGGGGTCCGGAGCCGAACTGCCGCCCATCATCGTCCAACGCGGCACCAACCGGGTCGTGGACGGACGGCACCGGGTCCGCGCCGCCCAGCTCAGGGGCGAGCGGGAGATCCGGGCCTGCTTCTTCGACGGCGACGACCCCGGGGCGTTCGTCCTGGCCGTGCGCCTGAACGTCCGGCACGGCCTGCCGCTGTCGCTGGCCGACCGCAAGGCGGCCGTGCGGCGCATCCTGGCCGAGCACGACACCTGGTCGAACCGGGCCATCGCCGCGATCGCCGGGCTGTCGCCCAAGACGGTCGCCGCGGTGCGCGCGGAGGCCGGGCAGCCCGCCGGGCAGGCCAGGGTCGGCCGGGACGGCAGGGTGCGGCCGGTGGATGCCGCGGCCGGGCGCGAACGCGTCCGGGAGATCCTGGCCAGGGAGCCGAACTCGTCCCTGCGCGCGGTCAGCGCGGTCGCCGGAGTCTCCGTCGGCACGGTGCGCAGCGTGCGCGACCAACTGCGCCACCAGCTGCGCGAGCGGGGTGCGCCACCCGCCCCCGCCCTGCGGGCCACGGTTCCGGCGCGCTACCCCGAGGCGCCGCCGAGCGTCCCGGTCATGCGGGCCACCGTCCCGCTGCGCAGCGCCGAGATGATGCTCAACTCGCTGCGCACCGATCCCTCGCTGCGGTTCAACCAGTCCGGCCGGCTGCTGCTGAGCATCCTGGCGGTCGCCGCGATGGACCCGGACGCCTGCGAGCGGCTGATCGCGGACCTGCCCGACCACTGCCTGCACTTCGTATCCGAACTGGCAATGGTGAGCATGCAGGGCTGGCAGGAACTCGCCGTGCAGCTGGAAAGGCGGCGGTCCGCTCCCTTGACTTCTGCGTCGGTCTCGGACGTTTATTGA
- a CDS encoding TetR/AcrR family transcriptional regulator produces the protein MVRQARALRTHDLIVDAAASEFLQRGFALANLQRVADRTGLTKGALYGHFQSKQALADALVAHLEEVLAEVLTTATQAADGTPVRLSRLVTAVAEQIEADARVRAGLRLVLEEGWNSGEAPQVLENIRGIAKQLAVHADQPEPAADLAVVVLLGAWVNSCWPDAAHLVRRVDDIRQLIPVLSGTEW, from the coding sequence GTGGTCCGCCAGGCTCGCGCACTGCGCACGCACGACCTGATCGTTGACGCTGCCGCGTCAGAATTCCTGCAGCGAGGGTTCGCGTTGGCCAACCTGCAGCGGGTGGCGGATCGGACGGGCCTGACGAAGGGCGCCCTCTACGGGCACTTCCAGTCCAAACAGGCGCTCGCCGACGCCCTGGTGGCACACCTCGAAGAGGTGCTCGCCGAGGTGCTGACGACGGCCACGCAGGCCGCCGACGGCACCCCGGTGCGGCTGAGTCGGCTGGTCACCGCGGTGGCCGAGCAGATCGAGGCCGACGCCCGGGTGCGGGCCGGCCTCCGGCTGGTGCTGGAGGAGGGCTGGAACAGCGGCGAGGCCCCCCAGGTGCTGGAGAACATCCGCGGGATCGCGAAACAGCTCGCGGTCCACGCCGACCAGCCCGAACCCGCGGCGGATCTCGCGGTGGTGGTGCTGCTGGGCGCCTGGGTGAACTCCTGCTGGCCCGATGCGGCGCACCTGGTCCGCCGGGTGGACGACATCCGGCAGCTGATCCCCGTCCTGTCCGGCACCGAGTGGTGA
- a CDS encoding 2-amino-3,7-dideoxy-D-threo-hept-6-ulosonate synthase, producing the protein MTESYGWTGKRRRMQRIINPTSGTTFLVPLDHSLADGPVATTTGFTRLVTAMSANNVDGIVVHKGRVRFLPAELLRDLALIVHLNGSTRHAADVDAKIMVGAVEEAVALGADGVSVHINLGSNTEAAQLTDLGTVADHCARWGVPLLAMIYPRGPRISDPADPVLLAHAANVAADLGVDIVKLPYTGSPLTMAQVVQASPIPVVTAGGGVIGDTDKFLGLIESTMESGVTGVAVGRNVFQAADPGRLARSIAERVHAGLRLPEALVPDLTSSAVTAA; encoded by the coding sequence ATGACCGAGTCATACGGCTGGACGGGAAAGCGCCGTCGGATGCAGCGGATCATCAATCCGACGTCCGGCACGACGTTCCTCGTGCCGCTCGACCACTCGCTGGCGGACGGCCCGGTGGCCACCACGACCGGATTCACCCGGCTGGTCACGGCGATGTCCGCCAACAACGTGGACGGGATCGTCGTCCACAAGGGCCGGGTCCGCTTCCTGCCGGCCGAGCTGCTCAGGGACCTGGCGCTGATCGTCCACCTGAACGGCAGCACCCGGCACGCCGCCGACGTCGACGCGAAGATCATGGTCGGCGCGGTGGAGGAGGCCGTCGCCCTGGGCGCGGACGGCGTGAGCGTGCACATCAACCTCGGCTCGAACACCGAGGCGGCGCAGCTCACCGACCTCGGCACCGTCGCCGACCACTGTGCCCGCTGGGGCGTCCCGCTGCTCGCGATGATCTACCCCCGCGGGCCGCGCATCTCCGACCCCGCCGACCCGGTGCTGCTCGCCCACGCGGCGAACGTCGCGGCCGACCTGGGCGTCGACATCGTCAAACTGCCGTACACCGGCTCGCCGTTGACGATGGCCCAGGTCGTCCAGGCCAGCCCGATCCCGGTCGTGACCGCCGGCGGCGGCGTGATCGGGGACACCGACAAGTTCCTCGGCCTGATCGAGAGCACCATGGAGTCCGGCGTCACCGGCGTCGCCGTCGGACGCAACGTCTTCCAGGCGGCGGACCCGGGCCGACTGGCCCGCTCCATCGCCGAGCGCGTGCACGCCGGCCTCCGGCTGCCCGAGGCCCTGGTGCCCGACCTGACCAGCTCGGCCGTGACCGCCGCCTGA
- a CDS encoding ScbA/BarX family gamma-butyrolactone biosynthesis protein — protein MRASHDPLAGETDASAVTLSDDPGQRLSYQQTVPRHLVHRAAVSEVFLTDARPSGDDRFLVAAQWPRDHALYYPDGEGHADPLLFAETIRQAMVYLTHAYYGVPFTHCFVGSDFDFEITDPELLRVGATPLQPVLHARWTDLGSQPPHRTSLRVDVELSIGGRPCGRGSISVIALDPKRYRVLRHRGAGAAVEAGAEDGARPASRLPAARVGRLRGRDCVLERTESGAWQMRAALDHAVLFDHPTDHIPLMVLLEGFRQLGHVLMREPASVGRPEGPLPVLTGVQVSCVAFAELYAPVEFQVQDGFGRPGELRVDAVQAGRRVATATMTWALPGTADQRVEPRVDDLVAEQRVLVPEAVAV, from the coding sequence ATGCGAGCAAGTCACGATCCGCTAGCCGGTGAGACCGACGCTTCCGCAGTCACCCTCTCCGATGATCCCGGCCAACGGCTCAGTTACCAGCAGACGGTCCCGCGCCATCTGGTCCACCGCGCGGCAGTCTCCGAGGTCTTCCTCACCGACGCCCGGCCCTCGGGCGACGACCGCTTCCTGGTCGCCGCCCAGTGGCCCCGGGACCACGCCCTCTACTACCCGGACGGCGAGGGCCACGCCGATCCACTGCTCTTCGCCGAGACCATCCGCCAGGCCATGGTCTACCTGACGCACGCCTACTACGGCGTGCCGTTCACGCACTGCTTCGTCGGCAGCGACTTCGACTTCGAGATCACCGATCCCGAACTGCTCCGGGTCGGTGCCACGCCGCTCCAGCCGGTGCTGCACGCGCGCTGGACCGATCTGGGCAGCCAGCCCCCGCACCGGACCTCGCTGCGGGTGGACGTGGAGCTGTCGATCGGCGGGCGGCCCTGCGGGCGCGGTTCGATCTCCGTCATCGCGCTGGACCCCAAGCGCTACCGGGTGCTGCGGCACCGCGGGGCGGGCGCCGCGGTCGAGGCCGGGGCCGAGGACGGGGCGCGGCCGGCGAGCCGGCTGCCCGCCGCGCGCGTGGGCCGGCTGCGGGGCCGGGACTGCGTGCTGGAGCGGACCGAGAGCGGGGCCTGGCAGATGCGCGCGGCACTGGACCACGCCGTGCTGTTCGACCACCCGACCGACCACATTCCGCTGATGGTGCTGCTGGAGGGCTTCCGCCAGCTCGGTCACGTGCTGATGCGCGAGCCCGCCTCGGTGGGCCGGCCGGAGGGGCCGCTGCCCGTCCTGACGGGCGTTCAGGTCTCCTGTGTGGCCTTCGCCGAGCTGTACGCCCCGGTCGAGTTCCAGGTCCAGGACGGCTTCGGCCGCCCCGGGGAGCTGCGGGTGGACGCCGTCCAGGCCGGCCGCCGGGTGGCGACCGCCACGATGACCTGGGCCCTCCCGGGGACCGCGGACCAGCGGGTGGAGCCGCGGGTGGACGATCTCGTGGCGGAGCAGCGGGTGCTGGTGCCCGAGGCGGTCGCGGTCTGA
- a CDS encoding ScbR family autoregulator-binding transcription factor, which yields MATHQESRNRHHAVTNAKGARLKQERALQTQQAVLESAAAVFAAKGFPGVTILDVAEHAGLTKGAVYFHFANKEALAEAVVQEFYRRLPLIFEPALKLGLPPLRTVVEALQRTADAFRDDRVIQAGARLQIERAYIGTTLPTPYADFEALLTGLLTQADEAGELRPGLSPEGYARILISAFFGAQHISWVQSDRQDLKERVGEIVDAVLPGHSPAD from the coding sequence GTGGCCACACATCAGGAAAGCAGAAACCGGCACCACGCGGTGACGAACGCCAAGGGAGCACGACTCAAGCAGGAACGGGCCCTCCAGACCCAGCAGGCCGTGCTGGAGTCCGCCGCCGCGGTCTTCGCCGCGAAGGGCTTCCCTGGCGTGACGATCCTCGACGTCGCGGAACACGCCGGCCTGACCAAGGGGGCCGTCTACTTCCACTTCGCCAACAAGGAGGCCCTGGCGGAGGCCGTGGTGCAGGAGTTCTACCGCCGGCTGCCGCTGATCTTCGAACCGGCGCTCAAGCTCGGCCTCCCGCCGCTCAGGACGGTCGTGGAGGCCCTGCAACGGACGGCCGACGCCTTCCGGGACGACCGGGTGATCCAGGCCGGCGCGCGGCTGCAGATCGAGCGCGCCTACATCGGCACCACCCTGCCGACGCCGTACGCCGACTTCGAGGCCCTGCTCACCGGCCTGCTCACCCAGGCCGACGAGGCCGGCGAGCTGCGGCCCGGGCTCTCGCCCGAGGGCTACGCCCGCATCCTGATCTCCGCCTTCTTCGGTGCCCAGCACATCTCCTGGGTGCAGAGCGACCGCCAGGACCTCAAGGAGCGCGTCGGCGAGATCGTCGACGCCGTCCTGCCCGGCCACTCCCCCGCCGACTGA